A single region of the Paraburkholderia megapolitana genome encodes:
- a CDS encoding acyl-CoA dehydrogenase family protein: MTIRHPDTALSDVRPDADAHAALADLDSAAADAWLSTLSDTFAAGAAELDRGALFPHDNLARLHGAGLLALTVPSALGGRGATLAQTLKVIRAVARGEPSTALILVMQYLYHLRLQANPNWPVALKERVARDAVEHGALINSLRVEPELGSPSRGGLPATVGARTGDHWVLNGRKIYSTGSPGLTWLAVWGRTDEITPRVGTWLVHRDSPGIRFGEPWNHLGMRATGSHEVIFENVRVPFDQAVDLQLPGPGIGSLDPLTAVWMNVLLPAVYDGVARAGRDWFAQWAATRVPSGLAAPLSSLDSFQQTLGRIDALLFNNRVLLDAGARGDIASTDAPVIKYLVSRQAIEAVELALEASSNPGLSRNNPLERHYRDVLCARIHTPQNDTVLGNLGRAGFAAR, translated from the coding sequence ATGACCATCCGCCACCCCGACACCGCGCTATCCGATGTGCGACCCGACGCCGACGCGCACGCTGCGCTCGCGGACCTCGACAGCGCAGCCGCCGATGCATGGCTCTCCACGCTCAGCGATACATTCGCCGCAGGCGCCGCAGAACTCGACCGTGGCGCACTATTTCCGCACGACAATCTCGCGCGTCTGCATGGCGCCGGTCTTCTTGCGTTGACGGTGCCGAGTGCGCTCGGCGGTCGTGGTGCAACGCTCGCGCAGACGCTCAAGGTGATCCGCGCGGTGGCACGCGGCGAGCCGTCTACCGCGTTGATACTCGTCATGCAGTACCTGTATCACCTGCGTCTGCAAGCCAATCCGAACTGGCCCGTAGCGCTCAAAGAGCGCGTGGCGCGCGATGCCGTCGAGCACGGCGCACTGATCAACTCGTTGCGCGTCGAACCGGAACTGGGCTCGCCATCGCGGGGGGGTCTGCCTGCTACTGTCGGTGCGCGGACCGGTGACCATTGGGTACTCAACGGCCGCAAGATTTATTCGACCGGCAGTCCCGGCCTCACCTGGTTGGCAGTGTGGGGGCGCACTGACGAAATCACACCGCGCGTTGGAACGTGGCTCGTGCATCGCGATTCACCGGGCATCCGTTTCGGCGAACCGTGGAATCACCTGGGCATGCGCGCCACAGGCAGCCACGAAGTGATCTTTGAAAACGTACGCGTCCCATTCGATCAAGCCGTCGATCTACAGTTACCGGGACCCGGCATCGGCAGTCTCGATCCGCTCACCGCGGTGTGGATGAACGTGCTGCTGCCTGCTGTCTACGATGGCGTGGCACGCGCCGGGCGCGACTGGTTCGCACAATGGGCCGCTACGCGCGTGCCGTCCGGACTCGCCGCGCCGCTGTCGAGCCTCGATAGTTTCCAGCAGACGCTCGGACGCATCGATGCGTTGCTCTTCAACAACCGCGTGCTGCTCGATGCAGGCGCGCGCGGCGACATCGCGTCTACGGATGCGCCGGTTATCAAGTATCTGGTCAGCCGCCAGGCGATCGAGGCCGTCGAACTCGCACTGGAAGCGAGCAGCAATCCTGGCTTGAGCCGCAACAACCCGCTCGAGCGCCACTATCGCGACGTGCTGTGCGCACGCATCCACACGCCGCAGAACGACACCGTGCTCGGCAATCTGGGCCGCGCGGGTTTCGCGGCACGCTAA
- a CDS encoding ABC transporter substrate-binding protein has translation MAASVPAFTTVPDHEFLLTRRRALRLLGAAPAAVALGAFSSADARAATTDLSSVTLVLGDQAGGTRALAEAAKVLDGTPYAFHWANFQGAAPLFEAQRSGAVDLAPAGDLPVLAAAVGDPTLKIVAARVGSGSQLGILVPENSKLRSVADLKGRTVFVSSARGSISQYQLYGALAEAGLSRNDVSVRFVLPVDAFAAFASGAIDVWATFDPYYGIAVQRGARILRDGTGINSGLGFITASGSAAADPHKRAAITDVLLRFQRAGDWALANPDAYAQIYASLTRAPLAAAKQITARASLKQHFVSATDIASLQKVADSAYRDAILPRRIDVRSISDTQLAAA, from the coding sequence ATGGCCGCTTCCGTTCCTGCTTTTACGACCGTTCCCGACCACGAATTTCTGTTGACTCGCCGACGCGCGCTACGCCTGCTCGGCGCGGCACCAGCAGCGGTTGCCCTCGGTGCATTCTCCAGCGCCGACGCACGCGCGGCGACCACCGATCTTTCCTCCGTCACGCTCGTGCTCGGCGATCAAGCCGGCGGCACACGTGCGCTCGCCGAAGCGGCAAAAGTACTGGACGGCACGCCTTACGCATTTCACTGGGCCAACTTCCAGGGCGCGGCGCCGTTGTTCGAAGCGCAGCGCTCGGGTGCTGTCGATCTCGCGCCGGCCGGCGACCTGCCGGTGCTCGCCGCTGCGGTCGGCGATCCGACGCTGAAGATCGTCGCGGCACGCGTCGGTTCGGGCTCGCAGCTCGGCATCCTCGTGCCGGAAAATTCGAAGCTGCGCAGCGTTGCCGATCTGAAGGGGCGCACGGTGTTCGTATCGTCGGCGCGCGGCAGCATTTCGCAGTACCAGTTGTATGGTGCGCTCGCCGAAGCGGGGCTGTCGCGCAACGACGTATCGGTGCGCTTCGTACTACCCGTCGATGCTTTCGCCGCGTTCGCATCCGGTGCGATCGACGTGTGGGCCACCTTCGATCCGTACTACGGCATCGCCGTGCAGCGCGGCGCGCGCATCCTGCGCGACGGCACCGGTATCAATAGCGGGCTTGGCTTTATCACGGCGTCGGGTAGCGCGGCCGCGGACCCGCACAAACGCGCTGCCATCACGGATGTTCTGCTGCGTTTTCAGCGTGCCGGCGACTGGGCGCTTGCGAACCCCGATGCGTATGCGCAGATCTACGCGTCGCTCACCCGCGCACCACTTGCAGCAGCGAAGCAGATCACCGCGCGCGCATCGTTGAAGCAGCACTTCGTCAGCGCCACCGACATCGCGTCGCTGCAAAAGGTCGCCGACAGCGCGTATCGCGACGCAATCCTGCCACGTCGCATCGACGTGCGATCGATCTCCGATACTCAACTCGCCGCGGCGTGA
- a CDS encoding LysR family transcriptional regulator, with protein MKLDDIEAFVAVVRCQSLNQAASSLELTQPAVTRRLQNFEEALGVELLDRNTKPLKPTPMGIVVYEQCRAIVREMDVLRELVAVDAPLAGVLRLGVAQTVADVALLDALRELKLAHPELQARISTGWGAQLLQKLDEGTLDAAVMLLPANRSFPDTLQADALGALKLAVVAKKGSLKRRVYSLAECHAFGWVLNPDGCGFRAGLQHALASQGLTLKLNLETFGTELQLGLVAEGVGLGLVPLPLLHASPHAAQLDVIQLSDFKPEIAVWMVRSRALGKLQAALAVLSASIEQRFKAARVARAA; from the coding sequence ATGAAGCTCGATGACATCGAGGCGTTCGTCGCCGTCGTGCGTTGCCAGTCGCTCAACCAGGCAGCCAGTTCGCTTGAATTGACACAACCTGCCGTGACGCGGCGTTTGCAGAACTTCGAGGAAGCGCTCGGCGTCGAGCTGCTCGATCGCAATACCAAACCGTTGAAGCCGACGCCGATGGGGATCGTGGTCTACGAACAGTGTCGCGCGATCGTGCGCGAGATGGACGTGCTGCGCGAACTCGTTGCAGTCGATGCACCGCTTGCCGGTGTATTGCGGCTCGGCGTTGCGCAGACGGTTGCCGACGTCGCGCTGCTCGACGCATTGCGCGAACTGAAGCTCGCACATCCGGAGTTGCAGGCGCGCATATCCACAGGGTGGGGCGCGCAGTTGCTGCAAAAACTCGATGAAGGCACGCTCGATGCGGCCGTGATGCTGTTGCCGGCAAACCGCAGTTTTCCGGACACGTTGCAGGCCGACGCGCTCGGTGCGTTGAAGCTTGCCGTGGTGGCGAAGAAGGGCAGCTTGAAGCGGCGCGTGTATTCGCTGGCGGAATGTCACGCCTTCGGGTGGGTGTTGAACCCGGACGGTTGCGGGTTTCGCGCGGGGCTGCAGCATGCGCTCGCGAGTCAGGGGTTGACGCTCAAACTGAACCTCGAAACGTTCGGCACCGAGTTGCAACTGGGGCTGGTGGCCGAAGGTGTGGGGCTCGGTCTCGTGCCGTTGCCGTTGTTGCACGCAAGTCCGCACGCGGCGCAACTCGACGTGATCCAGCTGAGCGACTTCAAGCCGGAAATTGCCGTGTGGATGGTGCGCTCGCGCGCGCTCGGCAAACTGCAGGCCGCGCTTGCGGTGCTGTCGGCGAGTATCGAGCAGCGCTTCAAGGCGGCGCGGGTGGCGCGCGCCGCCTGA
- a CDS encoding hybrid sensor histidine kinase/response regulator — protein sequence MDPSATLLSSSASVLLVDDQPIVGEMVARALANESDIELHLCYDGREAVSVARELKPTVILQDLVMPGVEGLDVVRSYRADPATAHIPVIVLSSREQPIIKSAAFVAGASDYLVKLPDAIELIARIRYHSNSYIAALQRNEALDFLSHDMRSPLASILALIETHRGKPEPQQALLERIASHASTALALADGFAHLARAQSEWLHVEEFDLGDLVEVAADQLWEKAQARHSRISVNIPAQAHPFVGDRLMLTRAVSNLIDNALKYGPAGSEVRCTLAGSEGTWSISVEDEGPGIPESAHEKALQRFGRLPSHVASNVDGYGLGLAFVNVAAMKHHGSVAMRRADTGFAVTLLLPRTAAA from the coding sequence ATGGATCCATCCGCAACCTTGCTGTCGTCATCCGCGTCGGTGCTGCTCGTCGACGATCAACCGATCGTCGGCGAGATGGTCGCGCGAGCACTGGCAAACGAAAGCGATATCGAGCTTCATCTCTGCTACGACGGCCGCGAAGCCGTCTCGGTCGCGCGCGAACTCAAGCCTACGGTGATCTTGCAGGATCTGGTCATGCCTGGCGTCGAAGGACTCGACGTCGTACGTAGCTATCGCGCCGATCCTGCTACGGCGCACATTCCGGTCATCGTGCTGTCGTCGCGCGAACAACCGATCATCAAAAGCGCGGCCTTCGTTGCCGGCGCAAGCGACTACCTCGTCAAGCTTCCCGATGCGATCGAGCTGATCGCGCGGATTCGCTACCACTCGAACTCGTATATCGCGGCGCTTCAACGCAATGAAGCGCTCGACTTTCTATCGCACGACATGCGCTCGCCGCTTGCTTCGATCCTCGCATTGATCGAAACGCATCGCGGCAAACCGGAACCACAGCAGGCGCTGCTCGAACGCATCGCGTCGCACGCCAGCACTGCGCTGGCGCTCGCGGATGGCTTCGCTCATCTGGCGAGAGCGCAATCCGAATGGTTGCACGTCGAAGAATTCGATCTCGGCGATCTCGTTGAAGTAGCCGCCGACCAGTTGTGGGAGAAGGCGCAGGCGAGGCACTCGCGAATCTCGGTGAACATACCTGCGCAGGCGCATCCTTTTGTCGGCGACCGGTTGATGTTGACGCGCGCCGTGTCGAATCTCATCGACAATGCGCTCAAGTACGGGCCGGCTGGGTCGGAGGTACGTTGCACGCTTGCTGGATCTGAGGGTACCTGGTCGATCAGCGTCGAAGACGAAGGACCCGGTATTCCGGAAAGCGCACACGAGAAAGCGTTGCAGCGCTTCGGCAGATTGCCTTCGCATGTGGCGAGCAACGTCGACGGTTATGGGCTCGGTCTCGCCTTCGTCAACGTCGCGGCGATGAAACATCATGGGTCGGTGGCAATGCGGCGGGCGGACACGGGGTTTGCGGTGACGCTGTTGCTGCCGCGAACTGCTGCTGCGTAG
- a CDS encoding ABC transporter substrate-binding protein, protein MDTFDDTTPINSERRAWLRRTAWAAGATALGGVSLGLSGPLAYADNAADNTLKPLKLSWNAGAICTAPVPVAVKQGFFKRHGLQVELINFAGSTDQLLEAIATGKSDAGVGMALRWIKPLEQGFDVKLTAGIHGGCMRLLATRTSGIVDLAGLKGRTVGVSDMASPAKNFFAITLKKIGIDPDNEVQWRQYPANLLGVALKKGEVHAIADGDPTIWTLRESDHLYEVSNNLCGEYQNRVCCVLGVRGTLVRKDRATAQALTQALLEATEWTANNPADAAAIFSAYAPSADVGQLTAMLKSHTDKHHPVGDAFRKEIALYADDLKTVGVLNSGTDSNRFSARVFSDVLA, encoded by the coding sequence ATGGACACTTTCGACGATACAACACCGATCAACTCCGAGCGCCGTGCCTGGTTGCGTAGAACTGCGTGGGCCGCGGGCGCAACCGCACTAGGCGGTGTGTCGCTGGGTCTGTCGGGACCACTCGCGTACGCGGACAATGCGGCCGACAACACACTCAAGCCGCTCAAGCTGTCGTGGAACGCCGGCGCAATCTGTACCGCCCCGGTACCGGTCGCGGTGAAGCAGGGCTTCTTCAAACGCCACGGCTTGCAGGTCGAGCTGATCAACTTCGCCGGTTCCACCGATCAGCTGCTCGAAGCGATCGCCACCGGCAAATCGGATGCGGGCGTCGGCATGGCGCTGCGCTGGATCAAGCCGCTCGAACAAGGTTTCGACGTCAAACTCACCGCGGGCATTCATGGCGGTTGCATGCGGTTGCTCGCTACGCGCACGTCGGGCATCGTCGATCTGGCCGGGCTCAAAGGACGCACGGTCGGCGTCAGCGACATGGCGAGTCCCGCGAAGAATTTCTTTGCGATCACGCTGAAGAAGATCGGCATCGATCCCGACAACGAGGTGCAATGGCGCCAGTATCCGGCCAACCTGCTCGGCGTTGCGTTGAAGAAGGGCGAGGTGCACGCCATCGCCGATGGCGATCCGACCATCTGGACGCTGCGCGAATCCGATCACTTATACGAAGTGTCGAACAACCTGTGCGGCGAATATCAGAACCGCGTCTGTTGCGTACTCGGTGTGCGTGGCACGCTGGTGCGCAAGGACCGCGCGACCGCGCAGGCGCTGACTCAAGCGTTGCTTGAGGCGACTGAGTGGACAGCAAACAACCCGGCGGATGCGGCGGCGATATTCTCCGCGTATGCGCCGTCGGCGGACGTCGGGCAGCTCACGGCGATGCTGAAGAGTCATACCGACAAACATCATCCGGTTGGCGATGCGTTCAGGAAAGAGATCGCGCTCTATGCGGACGATCTGAAGACGGTCGGTGTGCTGAACAGCGGGACGGATTCAAACCGGTTTTCGGCACGGGTGTTTTCGGACGTGCTCGCTTAG
- a CDS encoding ABC transporter ATP-binding protein: MVTSSSASASVVVSDKTATQRAGARIDVRHVSHRFALRGAALDVLDDIDLSVEPGEFVALLGASGCGKSTLLRLVAGLDKPTRGSLLADGAPIDGPDPSRVVVFQDPTLYPWRTVRGNVGIGPEAQRRARRGGKRSDNNDSRNIDERIDAALELVGLSEFADAFPHQLSGGMAQRAALARALVNDPALLVLDEPFGKLDSLTRIRMQGELVRLWQAARFSVLFVTHDVEEALVVANRVIVLSERPARILTEVRNDAPYPRHRDDPKLVALRRQVLAQLGLDA; encoded by the coding sequence ATGGTGACTTCCTCTTCGGCTTCCGCTTCCGTTGTGGTCAGCGATAAGACCGCGACTCAACGCGCCGGCGCACGTATCGACGTGCGCCACGTCAGCCACCGGTTTGCGTTGCGCGGTGCGGCGCTCGATGTGCTCGACGACATCGACCTGTCCGTCGAACCGGGTGAATTCGTTGCGCTACTCGGCGCGAGTGGCTGTGGCAAGTCGACCTTGCTGCGACTGGTCGCAGGGCTCGACAAGCCGACGCGCGGCAGCCTGCTCGCCGATGGTGCGCCGATCGACGGGCCCGATCCTTCGCGTGTCGTGGTGTTTCAGGACCCGACGTTGTACCCGTGGCGCACGGTGCGCGGCAACGTCGGTATCGGACCTGAGGCGCAACGGCGCGCGCGGCGTGGCGGCAAGCGCAGCGATAACAATGATTCACGCAACATCGACGAACGGATCGATGCCGCGCTTGAACTGGTTGGCTTGTCTGAGTTTGCCGACGCGTTTCCGCATCAGTTATCGGGTGGCATGGCGCAGCGTGCGGCGCTCGCCCGTGCGCTCGTCAACGACCCGGCGCTACTGGTACTCGACGAGCCATTCGGCAAGCTCGATTCATTGACGCGTATCCGCATGCAGGGGGAGCTCGTGCGCTTGTGGCAGGCCGCGCGTTTCTCGGTGCTGTTCGTCACGCACGACGTCGAAGAAGCGCTCGTCGTGGCCAACCGCGTGATCGTGCTTAGCGAGCGACCGGCACGCATCCTCACTGAGGTGCGCAACGACGCGCCGTATCCGCGGCATCGCGACGATCCGAAGCTGGTGGCGTTGCGCCGGCAGGTGCTGGCGCAGCTTGGGCTCGACGCATGA
- a CDS encoding ABC transporter permease, whose amino-acid sequence MSTQSEFLDSPVASRRSIVLSRETTRRVRIAALAAFAWAGSAALTQWWPNLDDWPYTQELLVLKLVLAVLAASIGIAGWRAAVIAAERTNEADSKHDAQSKRTYAETWLVAAPWLLALALGIGAWEVATAKLEWLPRPFFAPPQALIAVFFDDFPRLASSVAHSLGLLAYGYVIGAATGFVTGVSIGWSRAVGYWLHPVLRLIGPLPATAWLPLAFFFFPSSFSASVFLIALATAFPVAVLTWSGVAGVNPAYYDVARTLGARPGFLILKVAIPAALPSVFVGLFMGLGASFSVLIVAEMMGVKAGLGWYLQWAQGWAAYSNMYAALLVMALMCSGLITLLFRLRDRLLAWQKGLLKW is encoded by the coding sequence ATGTCCACACAATCCGAGTTTCTCGATTCTCCGGTCGCATCGCGGCGTTCAATCGTGTTGTCTCGCGAGACGACACGTCGCGTGCGGATCGCTGCGCTGGCCGCGTTCGCGTGGGCCGGTAGCGCTGCGCTCACGCAGTGGTGGCCGAATCTCGACGACTGGCCGTATACGCAGGAGCTGCTCGTTCTGAAGCTCGTGCTGGCGGTACTTGCCGCATCGATTGGGATTGCGGGCTGGCGCGCCGCGGTAATAGCGGCCGAACGTACCAATGAAGCAGACAGCAAACACGATGCGCAAAGCAAGCGCACGTACGCCGAAACGTGGCTCGTCGCGGCACCCTGGTTGCTCGCGCTTGCGTTGGGCATCGGTGCGTGGGAAGTAGCGACCGCGAAGCTCGAATGGTTGCCGCGCCCGTTCTTCGCACCGCCGCAAGCGTTGATCGCAGTGTTCTTCGACGACTTTCCGCGCCTTGCATCGAGTGTCGCGCATTCGCTCGGGCTGCTCGCGTATGGCTATGTGATTGGCGCGGCGACCGGGTTCGTCACCGGCGTGAGCATCGGCTGGTCGCGCGCCGTCGGCTACTGGCTGCATCCGGTGCTGCGGCTGATCGGGCCGTTGCCCGCCACCGCCTGGTTGCCACTCGCCTTCTTCTTCTTTCCGTCGAGCTTTAGCGCAAGCGTGTTCCTGATCGCGCTGGCCACTGCGTTTCCGGTTGCCGTGCTGACGTGGTCGGGTGTGGCCGGCGTCAACCCGGCGTATTACGACGTTGCGCGCACGCTCGGTGCACGCCCAGGTTTTCTGATCCTGAAGGTGGCGATTCCCGCGGCGTTGCCGTCGGTGTTCGTCGGGTTGTTCATGGGGCTTGGTGCATCGTTCTCGGTGCTGATCGTCGCCGAGATGATGGGTGTGAAAGCAGGGCTCGGCTGGTATCTGCAATGGGCACAAGGTTGGGCCGCTTACTCGAACATGTACGCCGCACTGCTCGTGATGGCACTGATGTGCTCGGGTCTGATCACGCTGCTGTTCCGGTTGCGCGACCGCTTGCTCGCGTGGCAAAAGGGTTTGCTCAAATGGTGA
- a CDS encoding ABC transporter substrate-binding protein, with amino-acid sequence MRVLLASLLLAVLPSVLPAASHAATETVLKVGDQQLQTRGVLEASGQLKDVPYKIEWYNFPAAQPLGEALNAGAIDVGGLGDAPLIFAYAAGARVRAVAATRSQPVDLAIVVPENSPIKSAADLKGKRIATTRGSIGHYLTIATLERAGIKLSDVSLRFMQPADAKAALATGNVDAWSTWDPYVALAELRDHDRSIANGVGVSSGLSFQAATDESIKAKHAQIEDFLHRVAIGQRWALAHPDEVAAMQSQVTGLPTDVLKTVYQRAQLHPVAIDDSLIAEQQKTADLYHRADVIKAPLNVTPSFDRQFGFSDH; translated from the coding sequence ATGCGCGTTCTGCTCGCCTCCCTGTTGCTCGCCGTGCTGCCTTCCGTGCTTCCCGCGGCAAGTCACGCCGCTACCGAAACCGTGCTCAAGGTCGGCGACCAGCAACTCCAGACGCGCGGCGTGCTCGAAGCATCCGGCCAGTTGAAGGACGTGCCGTACAAGATCGAGTGGTACAACTTTCCTGCGGCGCAGCCGCTTGGCGAAGCGCTGAACGCGGGCGCGATCGACGTCGGCGGGCTCGGCGACGCGCCGCTGATCTTCGCGTATGCCGCCGGCGCGCGCGTGCGTGCGGTGGCCGCGACGCGTTCGCAGCCGGTCGATTTGGCAATCGTCGTGCCCGAGAATTCACCCATCAAAAGCGCCGCCGATCTAAAGGGCAAGCGCATCGCTACCACGCGCGGCTCGATCGGCCACTACCTCACCATTGCGACGCTCGAACGCGCGGGCATCAAGCTCTCCGATGTCTCGTTGCGCTTCATGCAGCCCGCGGACGCGAAGGCCGCGCTCGCTACCGGTAACGTCGATGCATGGTCGACGTGGGACCCGTACGTGGCCCTCGCCGAACTGCGCGACCACGACCGCAGCATTGCGAACGGCGTGGGCGTATCGTCGGGTCTGAGCTTCCAGGCAGCGACTGACGAATCGATCAAGGCCAAGCACGCGCAGATCGAAGACTTCCTGCACCGTGTGGCGATCGGGCAGCGCTGGGCGCTCGCGCATCCCGATGAGGTCGCGGCGATGCAGTCGCAGGTCACGGGCCTGCCCACCGACGTGCTGAAGACCGTCTATCAACGCGCACAGTTGCATCCGGTTGCCATCGACGACAGCCTGATCGCCGAACAGCAAAAAACTGCCGACCTGTACCACCGCGCCGACGTCATCAAGGCACCGTTGAACGTGACGCCGAGCTTTGACCGGCAATTTGGTTTTAGTGACCACTAG
- a CDS encoding LLM class flavin-dependent oxidoreductase: MSVEFIGYVSHQESSEIRLPHGPAVNPPYIAAVAQAHEYGGFDRVLIAHSSASPDGFQIASFVAQQTKRLGILLAHRPGFVAPTLAARQLATLDHFSAGRAAVHIISGGDDVEQQRDGDFLTHDERYQRTDEYLDVVKRAWTSDTPFDHTGTYYHVVGHRSQVRPLQQPHLPVYFGGSSDAAIAIAGKHADVYALWGESLAQVAETIARVRAAAAVYGRDKHIRFSLSLRPIIAANEEDAWARADSILERAKEVVTRSPNFTRRPKDPQNIGSQRLLAEAAKGTIVDTRLWTGIAALTRAAGNSTALVGTPQQVTDALLEYRKLGVSTFLIRGFDPLEDALAYGRDLLPLVRAAVAQADAQVSSREVATA; this comes from the coding sequence ATGAGCGTCGAATTCATAGGCTACGTGAGCCACCAGGAGTCGAGTGAGATCCGTCTGCCGCACGGGCCAGCAGTGAATCCGCCGTATATCGCGGCTGTTGCGCAGGCGCATGAATACGGCGGCTTCGATCGCGTGCTGATCGCGCATTCGAGCGCATCGCCGGATGGTTTTCAGATCGCATCGTTTGTCGCACAGCAGACGAAACGCCTCGGCATCCTGCTCGCGCACCGGCCCGGTTTCGTTGCACCGACGCTCGCCGCACGCCAGCTCGCGACGCTCGATCACTTCAGCGCGGGCCGCGCGGCCGTGCACATCATCTCGGGCGGCGACGACGTCGAGCAGCAGCGCGACGGCGATTTTCTGACGCACGACGAACGCTATCAGCGCACCGACGAGTATCTCGACGTCGTCAAGCGCGCATGGACCAGCGACACACCGTTCGATCACACCGGCACGTACTACCATGTGGTCGGCCATCGGTCGCAGGTACGGCCGCTGCAGCAGCCGCATCTGCCGGTGTACTTCGGCGGCTCGTCCGACGCGGCGATCGCGATAGCCGGCAAGCACGCCGACGTGTACGCACTGTGGGGTGAATCGCTTGCGCAGGTGGCCGAGACGATCGCACGCGTGCGCGCGGCGGCCGCGGTTTATGGGCGCGACAAACACATCCGCTTCAGCCTGTCGCTGCGTCCGATCATCGCGGCCAACGAAGAGGACGCATGGGCGCGCGCGGATTCGATTCTCGAACGCGCGAAGGAAGTCGTCACACGCTCACCGAATTTCACGCGTCGGCCGAAAGATCCACAGAATATCGGTTCGCAGCGCTTACTGGCCGAAGCCGCGAAAGGCACGATCGTCGATACGCGTCTGTGGACCGGCATCGCCGCACTGACGCGTGCCGCGGGCAATTCGACAGCGCTGGTCGGCACGCCGCAGCAAGTAACGGATGCGCTGCTCGAATATCGCAAGCTCGGTGTGTCGACGTTTCTGATCCGCGGTTTCGATCCGCTCGAAGATGCGCTTGCATATGGGCGCGATCTGTTGCCGCTCGTGCGTGCGGCCGTGGCGCAAGCCGATGCGCAGGTCTCATCGCGTGAAGTGGCAACGGCGTAA